From one Lotus japonicus ecotype B-129 chromosome 3, LjGifu_v1.2 genomic stretch:
- the LOC130742753 gene encoding uncharacterized protein LOC130742753 gives MTNPTPVRSWSRLTSLRSIPAPESHPHSTPPSQPLKPTASAAATAFSAENVVAPLTLSFKSSPPRKTSSPHNNTNGTKSLPTPSPSPSSPAFPPSEVNVNPQIEPKIQVVEERPKTLLVHKIINEEHSLNGSGSLQKNLGKKHSDYEDSGIRVITIAGENRGAHMNLIQSSKKPNYLHKMYNSNMKGYDYESGKCGNGEENANKKDKSKKARKPSSPPMTRVYMNSNVQCVNNSLLFKTSCTHHDPGVKFTL, from the coding sequence ATGACTAATCCAACCCCTGTTCGTTCATGGTCACGCTTAACCTCTCTACGTTCTATCCCTGCTCCAGAGTCACACCCTCATTCAACACCACCATCTCAGCCTTTAAAACCAACTGCTAGTGCAGCTGCCACTGCATTTTCAGCTGAGAATGTTGTTGCACCTCTTACTCTCTCTTTTAAATCATCTCCACCAAGAAAAACTTCCTCTCCACATAACAATACCAATGGTACCAAATCTCTACcaacaccatcaccatcaccctCTTCCCCTGCCTTTCCACCTTCTGAAGTGAATGTTAACCCTCAGATTGAGCCTAAGATACAGGTGGTGGAAGAAAGGCCAAAAACCTTGCTGGTTCACAAGATCATTAATGAAGAGCATAGTCTCAATGGAAGTGGTTCATTGCAGAAGAATCTCGGCAAAAAGCATTCAGATTATGAAGACTCTGGCATAAGGGTCATAACAATTGCAGGGGAAAACAGAGGCGCTCACATGAATTTAATCCAATCTAGTAAGAAACCAAACTACCTGCACAAAATGTACAATTCAAATATGAAGGGCTATGATTATGAATCAGGGAAATGTGGTAATGGTGAAGAGAATGCAAATAAGAAGGACAAGAGTAAGAAAGCAAGAAAACCATCTTCACCTCCCATGACCCGTGTGTACATGAACAGCAATGTGCAGTGTGTCAACAACTCACTGCTGTTCAAAACTTCTTGCACCCATCATGATCCAGGTGTGAAGTTCACTCTCTAA